The DNA region GAACTCACTGATATCATATTTCTTGACTCTCATAAGATCATTCCTTTCAACATATTCGGGGTTCAGCGGCGGATAAAGCCCGCAGTCGCCTTTCCATTGTTTTTTGAACTTCGAGGGTGATATCCCCCACACTTTCGTGAATGCACGGGTGAATACCTCATGGGAGTTATAACCGAATCTCATGGCGGCATCAAGTACAGAGACTTCCTCCGAAAGAAGCAAGCGTCCCGCAAGGGTCAGCCTGCGTTTGGTGATGTAGTCTTTCAGGCTGAAATGGGTGCAGTACCTCCAGACCTTTTGCAGTGAAGACAGCGAAACATAACAGGCAGCGGCGATGTCCTCCTGCGTGATATCCTCACACAGATGAGATTCGATATACCCCAGTGCCGTAACGAATGTGGTGAAGCCGTGTTCAAATCTCTCGTTATCATCTGCCATAAGAATCACCTCCCAAAAATATCAGTAACGTTACTATGGTCATATTATAGCACAAAATTTTAGTTTTGTCTTGACTTTTTGAGCATTTTTCCGTTTGACTTTTTACGGCTCGGAAAATCTCCCGACACCGCTGACACGCCCCGCCGAACAGCAAAAAAGTATATACATAAAACATTGACTACCTGATGGATATATGCTATAATTATCACATTAAGTGTAAATGCAGGAAAGAATTTTTCAATTCCGTCAGTATCGTCTGCCTGATCATAAGATAATAGCAAATGAGCTGTCGGACTTAGACCTGCACGATAATACGATCAGAAAGCGTGAAAAAAATGAAACTTGATCCTAATTTTCTAACCCATGTAACAGATGGTGAGCATTATATGATCTCAACCACCGATACCAGATTCAATGGTATTGTAAAAAACAACTATACTGCTGCATTTATTGTAGAATGCCTGAAATCCGATACCACGGAATCCGCT from Ruminococcus albus AD2013 includes:
- a CDS encoding helix-turn-helix domain-containing protein is translated as MADDNERFEHGFTTFVTALGYIESHLCEDITQEDIAAACYVSLSSLQKVWRYCTHFSLKDYITKRRLTLAGRLLLSEEVSVLDAAMRFGYNSHEVFTRAFTKVWGISPSKFKKQWKGDCGLYPPLNPEYVERNDLMRVKKYDISEFYDYLRSQAGTFVLCFDIQNLMMINNELGRDAGDKAILEAFRRINEAAEENMICLRLGGDEFAMITESDDTEKVISLAEKVLSQNGGKVPYSGGEVSVSVRCGAIKIGEHLKYSVLCNDFNAVMEKARFSGRIEFI
- a CDS encoding PqqD family protein, producing MKLDPNFLTHVTDGEHYMISTTDTRFNGIVKNNYTAAFIVECLKSDTTESAIVDKMLLEYSNAERTVVEHDVSIIIAKLRSIDAIVE